One window of the Nitrospinota bacterium genome contains the following:
- a CDS encoding FliH/SctL family protein, with protein MYKNSKNFTRSYLPSEEKETSSAPSGDHAKKFELHELIPKNKKTPKDFIYDSKEATNFDAQNVDRARQGVIEVVRDALNKVKIQAVEIRETAEKEAREKGHAEGFQKGELDAREEFKPVLETTENIIQELSEFRKKMYPKMEREMIEMVVALVKKVIHFELSTKEDSVQEMIRLAVQAVLDKESMTIKINPADKEHAENFCPELQHLFGEIKNISFESNTGIERGGCIIETNFGTVDARMDKLGEQIDKILHLAPPAPEEVKTEVKTENKSEDPLENNTENNSEDNSMDSPS; from the coding sequence TACCCGTAGCTACCTTCCTTCCGAAGAAAAGGAAACATCTTCTGCCCCTTCAGGGGATCATGCCAAGAAGTTTGAACTTCACGAACTGATTCCAAAAAATAAGAAAACACCAAAAGACTTTATTTACGATTCTAAAGAAGCCACCAATTTTGATGCTCAAAATGTCGATCGAGCCAGGCAGGGTGTTATTGAAGTTGTCCGGGACGCCCTCAATAAGGTGAAAATTCAAGCGGTAGAAATCCGCGAAACGGCTGAAAAGGAAGCTCGTGAAAAAGGACATGCTGAAGGATTCCAGAAAGGCGAACTGGATGCCAGGGAAGAATTTAAACCTGTTCTGGAAACCACCGAAAATATCATCCAGGAGCTGAGCGAGTTTCGTAAAAAGATGTATCCCAAAATGGAACGGGAGATGATCGAAATGGTGGTCGCGCTGGTAAAAAAAGTCATTCACTTTGAACTGTCCACAAAAGAGGACAGCGTTCAGGAGATGATTCGACTGGCGGTACAAGCGGTGTTGGACAAGGAATCCATGACCATCAAGATAAATCCTGCGGATAAAGAACACGCCGAAAATTTTTGCCCGGAGCTACAGCATTTGTTTGGCGAAATCAAAAATATTTCCTTTGAATCCAACACTGGCATTGAGCGCGGCGGTTGCATCATTGAAACCAATTTTGGCACGGTGGATGCCCGAATGGACAAGCTCGGCGAACAAATCGATAAAATTCTGCACCTCGCTCCTCCTGCCCCAGAGGAAGTTAAAACAGAAGTCAAAACAGAAAATAAATCAGAAGACCCATTGGAAAATAATACAGAAAACAACTCCGAGGACAACTCAATGGATTCCCCGTCCTAA